The Balaenoptera musculus isolate JJ_BM4_2016_0621 chromosome 6, mBalMus1.pri.v3, whole genome shotgun sequence nucleotide sequence gggtgagaccCTGACATCCGCGGGTCAGACCCCCCGGCCCGGCCTTCTGGGGCAGCAAACGAGGAGTGGATGGACTTCCCACCAGTTAGGAGGACGCGCGGCGGGCACCTTGAAGAGGAACACGGCGTGGATGCCGGGAGGGTTCTCGAAAGGCTCTCAAGATGTGTTTTCTCCAGCAACTTTCCATTAACCTGACTGTTTGAAAGAGCTGAAGCTCTTAGGTTTGCGGTGATGACTCTTGAACTTCTTTTTCAACGAGCCGGACTGCTTCTGCGGCACAAACAGAGAATTCCGATCAGTGGAGGCGTTCTGATCTGACGCAGGGGTGCTGTGAGCCCGGCCCCCCCAATCCCGGCCCGCAGAGAGGAAGAGGCTTTAGTGGAAACTCCTGGGCAGCAAACCAGGAagcagccccccgcccccattaGAGCAGCCTCGGCGCTCATCTTACGTATCCTTAGCTTGAGATTTCGGTTGTGAGaaaggtgttttatttttctaaagaagctGAAACCATGGCTAGAAGAAGCCGCCGCCATGCCGGCAGCCCTGGGGGTGGCACCCACCTTCCCGCGCTTGAGGACCCGCTCCCGGCCCACGCCCACGGCCTCGCTGTCTCCAGGGCCCATCTCTCTGCGGCGTCTTGGCTTCTCGTCCTCATCCCCCGTCAGGAAGTCGTCAGTGCTGTCCCCGTGCTCGGTCCCCCCCAGGTCCTTTTTGGTGAACAGCTCGGCTGGAAGGAGCAGAGGTTTGGGCTGCTTTAGGTCGAGTCCCCCACCTGTGCCGGGGGTCAGCCGGGCCCAGGACCAGAGGACACACACCGGGAGGGAGCTGCTGACGCAAACCGGGTGGACGGTCGCGACCCGAATCCagaggatggggaaggagagggggcgCGTCCCAGCTTACGTGGGTACAGGTCTGTCATGCTGTCGTCACTGTCACTTGGGGCGGCGCCGTCATCGCTGGACGCGGGTTCCCAGAAGGCTTCTCTAGGGCCGGGTGGCCCGTCACTGCCCTGCTGGTCTTGCCTCCTCCTACTCTTGTGCCGCAGGCAGGCGGGCACGAACTCCACATGCTGCTTCTGACACGCCTCGTCTGGGAGACAGATGCGCACGCGGCCCGGTTCCCGCCTCGTCTCCCCACAGCCCTCCGGGAACAGAGCTGAGCTCTGCCAGGGCCCCCAGAACCCCCCCACCCACAGGTAAAATCGGCAGAGGAAGGCGAGCGCCATCAGCTCGGTTCCTAGAAGGAGAGCAGGGGGGCGCGTGGGGACGCGTGGGGACGCGGGCCCGGGGCAGGAGGGTGGCGAAggcctccctcttctctcctccccgaGGAGGACGCGCCTGGAGCATCTGTTCTCTGGCTCCAGCCGGCCACGGCCGGGAGGGCGCTGAGCGGGCACAGGAAGCCAGGCCAGCCTGTCACCCGGAGACTGAAGTCCCCTCAGGCACAGCGGCCGGGACCCCCGCTGGATGGCGGGGCTCAGCGAAGTTGGTGCCTGGCCCTTGCCGCCCCTCGGCTCAGAGCAGAGAGTGGGGACGAGGCGTCCACGGAGAAGCCTCGCTGGAGCCACACCGTCCCCTCCCGCGCCGAGGGCTCGGGGCAGCCGGCTGCTGGGGCCCGCCCTGCATCGGCTCTCACTGTCCCCCGACTCCGGCCATCATCACTCACGGGGTGGACAAGCCCTGCCGGGCCCCGGCCCTCTCGTCACCGCCCACCTGCGGGGCCCCCTCCACGGCCGCACGGCGGCCCCATCACCAGCAGAGCGGAGCCCACGCGTGGCCAGGCGCCCCCGCCACGCGCTCCGCTGCCAGAGCGGCGCCTCCCCGGCCCGTCCCAGCGCCTGGGCCCGGCCTCGGAACCGCGCCCCTACTCATGGGGAAGCCCAGCCCCTTCCCGCCCTCGCCGAGCAGCCGAGCAAGGCGCCCAGGAGCCCGTGTCCCGCCTCCGCCGGCCCCCAGCGCCGCCCGCAGCCTCCTCTCTTCACTGCCCAGTAAGGCCTTCCGGCTCGTCCTCCTCGGGTCGTCaggcccgcccgccccgccccagccGCTCCTCCTGCCCCCGCCTCGCTCGGGGCTCGGGGCTCCCGGGCCGGAGCGGGCCCGGCTCTGTCCCCACCTTGCCGCCTCCGTCAGATCTCAGGTCACGCTtcagccctcccctgccctccggGGCCGTCTGACGAGGCTACCGCTCCGTCCCTGAAACTCCTCCCTGCCTCAGACACGACCGCACCGGGCTCCTCGGCTCCTGCCCGGGGCTCCTCCGAGCTCAGTCCCGGCCCTGTCACCCGGCTCCACGCGATGCAGACGCTGTGTCTGTGTCACCGATCTGCATCATCTGAGGGCTGGTCCGTGTTCCCAACGGCCACCCGCCCTGATCCGCCTCCACTTGTAACGTTCGAAGGAACTTGTGCTCTTCCCCAGAAAGCCGTTCTTCAGACTCCGCTCTCCCACCCTCGTGATGTCATCAGCCACCAGCTGTCACACCAGAACCTTGGGAAGCACAGCTGGTTTCCCCCCCTCTCCCTCACTGCCCCCGTCCACTGATTCTATCCACAAAACCGTTAGAAACCTCCCACATCCTTCCATCTGCCCTGCCAGCACCTGGTGACCCAGCCACCGGCATCTTCACCTGGGTGACTGCACAGCAACCGGGTggcccctcccactcctcccctcccctcccctcccctctcccctggcaGCAACACGTGATCCCGAGACACAAACAGATCAGGCCAGTCCCTGCTTTAACCCTTCCAGGGCATCCCCACTCCACGGCTGCCAAGACCCTCTGTGGTCTCATCCCCACCCGCCTTTCTAACCCCACcttgcctggtggcacaatggCCGTCCTCCAGACACCCCCCCAGCCAAGCGGAGCACTCGCCCCGACCCCCCCGCAGTCCCTCAAGTCTCAGTCTAAAGAGAAACCCTCCGAGAGCCTCCTGCATAAGGCAGGTCCACCTGCCTCGCTCGCTTCTTCACAGCACTTAACACAACCTGCATCACTTCGGAGTCCGCCTCTGGCTCTGCACCGTCTCTACCGTCGTCCCTCTCCTCACTGTGCTGGGACCTGGCCCACTGCATCCACCAAGTACCACCGAAGGATGCCCAGGCTGCTGCTTCTGCGTTCTAGGGGTGCCgtcctgggggagggcaggcaaGCGCCCAGACACCCGTGTCCCGCCTCGGCTACTTACATTTCTGCAGAGCCCGCTGGTATCTCCGGCCCTGGGTGTGCCTCAGCACGTGCTCCGGGGACTTGTTGATGTGCCGCAGGGTCAGTGTGCAGAACAGCTGGTGCCTGAGGGGACAGTTCACAAGCAAGGATCCAGACCCACGGTTCTCCACCCTGGCCTCCCCCACACAGACTGACAGGGGAGGTCCACCACGTGGTTTGGGCATCAGGATTCTTAAAAGCTCCCAAGCAACTGCAGTCCACGGCCCGGGTGGAGAAGCACTCATCCAGGCAGACTGCGGCCTCTCACCGTCTGCCTGGAAAACAGGCCTCACCAGCCTCGCCGGACTCTGCTCCAGCACGAGAGGCACGTCGGCCAAAGCCTGGCAAAGTGCTGGATAGTGGGAGCGTCTGCCATCCCCCTCTTCGTTTTGACTACTATTGTCAACCGTGCGCTCCCAGCTAAATCAA carries:
- the SURF2 gene encoding surfeit locus protein 2; translated protein: MSEPPADVRAFLREHPSLRLEPGARKVRCALTGHELPCRLPELQVYTRGKKYRRLVRASPAFDYAEFEPHIVPSTKNPHQLFCTLTLRHINKSPEHVLRHTQGRRYQRALQKYEACQKQHVEFVPACLRHKSRRRQDQQGSDGPPGPREAFWEPASSDDGAAPSDSDDSMTDLYPPELFTKKDLGGTEHGDSTDDFLTGDEDEKPRRRREMGPGDSEAVGVGRERVLKRGKKQSGSLKKKFKSHHRKPKSFSSFKQSG